A stretch of Mus caroli chromosome 5, CAROLI_EIJ_v1.1, whole genome shotgun sequence DNA encodes these proteins:
- the LOC110293941 gene encoding protein POLR1D-like — MEDDQELERKAIEELLKEAKRGKTRAETMGPMGWMKCPLAGTNKRFLINTIKNTLPSHKEQDHEQKEGSKEPGKSQDQKESSGKKHRSHSYKRSLHSSRGSAGCSPPRKRTSRTSRDKCDSRPSRR, encoded by the exons GAAAGCCATAGAGGAATTGCTAAAGGAGGCAAAGCGTGGGAAAACCAGAGCGGAGACAATGGGGCCGATGGGCTG GATGAAGTGTCCTCTTGCTGGTACAAATAAAAGATTCCTAATTAACACAATTAAGAACACACTGCCCTCCCATAAAGAGCAAGACCATGAACAAAAAGAGGGCAGTAAGGAGCCCGGCAAAAGCCAAGACCAGAAGGAATCCAGTGGGAAGAAGCACCGAAGCCACTCATACAAGCGCAGCCTTCACTCGTCCCGGGGCTCCGCGGGCTGCTCTCCTCCACGGAAGCGGACCTCCCGGACCTCCCGGGACAAGTGCGACTCACGGCCCAGCAGGCGATGA